The following nucleotide sequence is from Emcibacteraceae bacterium.
ATACGGTCGGAAATGGCGGGCATCTGGACGGATGTTACGGCGTACTTGCCGGGCTTGAGGTATTGGCAACTTTTGCGGATCATGGAGAAGTGCCAAATTTTGATCTGTGTGTGGCAATATTCACCAATGAAGAAGGGGTGCGGTTTCAGCCTGACATGCTTGGCTCACTTGTTTATGCCGGGGGAATGTCGATTGAAGAGGCGCATGCTATCTGCTCTACGGATGGTAAGACACTTTATGAGGAACTGATCAGAACAGGTTTTCTGGGGACAATGAAATGTGGGTCCACAATTCCGCATGCTTTTATCGAGCTTCATATAGAGCAGGGACCAATACTTGAAAGCAAAAATGATTTTATCGGCGTTGTGGAAGGCGTGCAGGGGATTTCCTGGACCGGTGTGACTTTTCGGGGCCAGTCAAATCATGCGGGAACAACCCCGATGAATTTAAGGAAAGATGCGGCTTATGCGGCCTCAAGGCTGGCAGTTTCGGTGCGTGAAATTACAAAAGAAATTGGTGAAGGGCAGGTCGGCACTGTGGGTGTCATTACACCCAAACCAAACCTGATTAATGTTGTTCCCGGTGAGGTCAATATGACAGTGGACCTTAGGAATATTGATGATGAAAAACTGAAAAAGGCGGAAAAAATTCTTCATAAGGAAA
It contains:
- a CDS encoding M20 family metallo-hydrolase, with product MKLNKSRLHSRIEALSKIGSTPEGGSRRIALTDADKEGRDLVISWMKESGLQVQIDQIGNIFATLKGKKSGQPIMTGSHIDTVGNGGHLDGCYGVLAGLEVLATFADHGEVPNFDLCVAIFTNEEGVRFQPDMLGSLVYAGGMSIEEAHAICSTDGKTLYEELIRTGFLGTMKCGSTIPHAFIELHIEQGPILESKNDFIGVVEGVQGISWTGVTFRGQSNHAGTTPMNLRKDAAYAASRLAVSVREITKEIGEGQVGTVGVITPKPNLINVVPGEVNMTVDLRNIDDEKLKKAEKILHKEIENICHEEKVVADTEKLVRFEPVQFDKRICDLIAEVTENVGFSYSRLNSGAGHDAQMMARLCPTAMIFVPSKAGISHNPKEYTDKKFLDAGADILFKIIKRIDQGDI